CGGCATGCGGTATTCCCGGTCGGCAAGTCGTCGTGTAATCGCTTCGCCGATACCAAGCTTCTTCCAAAGTTGATCGAGCAGCCATACGCCGCCCAGCGAACGACTGCTAAGGAGCGTAACCGAAGCGGGTTGCGCTGAAGATGGAGAGGGCGCTTGCGGCTCGCCAATAAAACGGTGGATGCTGGCGGCAAGACGTTTCAAGCCCTCCATGTCCAGTTCGTCAGCGCGGCCGAAATGGTACAGGACTTTCGCTTGTGGAGTTCCGGTCACAGGATTTCGCTCATTATGGGCGAGCTGTACGTAACGGGTGATCGAACCGTTTTTATTTTTACGAGAGATTGTTCGTATATACATATCTACAGGATATAATATATACTACAAGAAATGCAACAAAAATATCTAATTATCCACAAAAATTTAGTGCCTACAGTTTTTTGGATTTTTTCGCGTCGTAGTGCCTGTGGAAAAGTCCGAAAAGCCGCGTCAAATCTGGATTTCAGTTGTCCACAGCACCCAAAAGGGTGCCTACTTTTCGAGGGTTACTGTCGAACCCGGGAGAGCGTTTCTTTTCCGAAAGTACCTTCAAACAAAGATTCTTTTAAAGGACGGCGCTGGTTCGGCTGTTCGCGCTCCTGAAGATTTTCCGGCAAAGCTTCTTTATCGCCTTGATATCCGATGGCGACGACAGCATGGAGTTCATAATCCGCGGGTACATTCAGGACTTCGCGGGCTTTATCTTTTTCAAATCCTCCCATCGCATGGGTAATCAAACCTTGACGCGTCGCTTCCAGGGCAAGATAACCCCAGGCTGCTCCCGTATCGAAAGCATGTGCGGCGTTGAATCCCCTTTCGGATGTCGTATGCGAAGCGATGACAGCGAGTACGGGTGCTTTTTTGCACCAAATGAGATTTCCCGGCATGATAAAGGAATAAAATCGTTCACGGTCTTCTTCGGTACGGGCGATAATAAATTTCCAAGGCTGCAGATTCGAGGCGGACGGTGCCCATCGCGCCGCTTCGAATACACTGTACAGCACCTGCTCGGGAACTTCTTTTTCCAGAAAAGACCTTGGCGACCACCGATCGATAAATTGAGGAGTTATTTCGAATGCGGGTTGACGGAAATCGGATGCTTTGATTGTTGCACGATTCATTAAAGTATCCTCCTTTTTGAAATCAGCTTACTAAATGTATTATAACCCAATGTACTTATTAATTGGAAGGTAGGGCGTACCGCTCGCAACAGATCAGCCGTCCGTTTCGATTCCGTCCCATCCCTTTCCCATTTATTCCACATAAAAAGCCTCCTGTTCCGATGTTCGGACAGGAGGCTTGTTTACAGCAAATAGACGATGTCTTCCTTATAGTGTCATCCTATCCGGAAAACCCGAAAAGGCAAGCCAAAAATAGACAGTTTGACCGGAAAATTTGTCCATCCCGGATTCACGAGACTCGCATTTTATATAGCGTAGTTCATCATGTGTATCAGGAGGAGGGCATTAAACATGCCAACAGTTTTTTATACAACAGGACCGCTGGACAATCTTGCACCTGCAGCTACCAAAACTGCTGCTGTACAGCTTAGAATGCTTAATAACGACACCACCGAAACTGCTTTTGTTGCCGTTAACGTTTACGATGCCAGTGCGGGACTTGCCGCAAAAAAGCTGCTCACCAGCTTTCCGCTCTTTGTTCCCCCCATTTCTGAAGGAAACTTCGTAACTACCCTTGCCGCAGCGATAATTGTTTATGAAATCGAGTTGGTGCTGCAAACAAACGGGCCGTTTTCCGAAGTTCAGTTTTTTGTCATAGGCAAACTCGCTGACGGTAACCTGAACCCGAGCCATCGTGTGCTTAATAGCGAATTAACTGTAAGGACCGTAATAACGTAATAGTAACGGAAGGGGCTAATCCGACCAGGATTTCTTCATGACATGGAGTCCCGGTCGATTGCTTTTTTATCGCTGACCGCGATCCGGCAAATAAAAAAAACGACATACGCGATGTCGTTTGGCTATTTTTGACAGATTTTAACTAAACGTAAGTGTCCTCGACCCTTATAATATTATTATAACCGACAGAAAATTATAAGTCTATATTTTTTTGGGGATTTTGGATATATTTTTTCAGGAACAACTTGAGGGAGGGAAAAATGAATGATCGCACTGCAAGGCATCAGCAAATCGTTTAAGGTCGCGAAGCGTTCGGCCGGTCTTCGCCAGGCCGTAAAGGCTCTGTTTGTCCGTGAACACACCGTCGTGGAAGCGCTTCACAACATTTCGTTCACGATTGGCGAAGGGGAAATCGTCGGCTATATCGGACCTAACGGCGCAGGAAAATCGACGACGATCAAGGTGATGAGCGGCATTTTGGTGCCGGATCGGGGCGCCTGTTCGATCATGGGTTATACGCCATGGGAGGATAGGACGGCCTACGTCGGAAATATCGGCGTCGTGTTCGGGCAGCGCTCGCAGCTGTGGTGGGACGTACCCGTAATCGACTCGTTCGAACTGCTGCGCGACATTTACAAAATACCGGCTGCGGTTTATCGTGCGAATCTGCATCTGCTTACGGAGAGGTTGGGACTTGGCGGGATCCTGCAAACCCCTGTCAGGCAGCTGAGCCTGGGGCAGCGGATGCGCTGCGAAATTGCCGCTTCGCTCCTTCATGGCCCGAAGATTTTATTTTTGGATGAGCCGACGATCGGGCTGGATGCGGTGAGCAAAATCGCCGTTCGCCAGTTCATCAAGGCGATCAACCAGGAGAAGGGCGTGACGGTTATCCTGACCACTCACGATATGCAAGATATCGAAGCGCTGGCCGACCGTATCCTGATGATCGGCAAAGGAACACTGCTCTACGATGGCACTATCGGGTCACTTCGCGGCAGGTTCGGCACGGAGCGGATCATTACGGCTGACTACCGGGAACATGCCGAGCCGGTCGATATCCCCGGTACGAACCGGCTGTCTTGGTCGCCGGAGCGGGCGGTCTACAGTGTCGATACCGAACGGGTGCCGATCGCCAGCGTCATCTCCAGATTATCGGAGCGGGTCGAACTTGTCGATGTTGCCGTCGAAACGAAGCCCGTCGAAGAAATCATCGTACAATTGTATAAGGAGCATCAAATATGAGCGCCTATATATCGGTTTTGAAGCTGCGCTTCATCAACGGACTGCAGTACCGTTCAGCCGCTTTGGCCGGCGTTCTGACGCAGCTGTTTTTCGGCTTCATTTTCATTATGATTTTTGTCGCGTTTTACAGCCAAAGCGCCGCGCAGCCGCCGATCACGTTAAAAGAGCTGGTCGCGTACATTTGGCTGCAGCAGATCTTTCTCGCTTTTATCGCGTTATGGTACCGGGACGGTGAAATTTTTTCGCTGATTACAAGCGGCAACATCGCTTATGAGTTATGCCGCCCCTGCGGCATTTACCGGTTCTGGTTCGCCAAGCTGCTGGCCCAGCGATTCTCGAGCGCCATTCTTCGCTGCTTCCCGATTTTGCTTGTCGTCCTCATTTTGCCGGAACCGTACCGTCTCAGCCCGCCGCCTTCTCCGGCTGCGTTCGGATTATTTATATCCGCGCTGCTGCTCGGACTGCTTGTCAATGTCGCGATCTCCATGCTGATCTACATATCCGTATTTTGGACGATGTCGCCCACCGGCTCGACGCTGATGATCGCGGTGACCGGCGAATTTTTTTCCGGAATGATTTTGCCGATCCCGCTTATGCCGACATGGCTGCAAAATATCGCTTACGCGCTGCCGTTCCGCTGGACGGCGGATTTTCCGTTCCGTGTTTACTCCGGACAAATTCCGCAGGCGGAGGCGATGTGGGGTATCCTCGCACAGCTGCTCTGGCTGGCCGTCATGGCCGGCATCGGAGCGTGGAGCCTGCGCAGAGCACTGCGCCAAGTTGTGGTACAAGGAGGTTGACGGGCCATGAGCTTATATTTCAAATACTTATCGATATTGTTCAGGTCGCAAATGCAATACCGCGCCTCGTTCTGGCTGCTGACGTTCGGCCAGTTTTTTATCCCGTTTACGGCTTTTGCCGGGCTTTATTTTATGTTCGAGAGGTTCGGACAGCTTCGCGGCTGGAGCTTTTTTGAAGCCGTGCTGCTATTTGCGGTGATCGGCATGGCTTACTCGCTGAGCGAATGCTTTTCACGCGGGTTCGACCTGTTCTCCAGCCTGGTGGCGGATGGCGGCTTCGACCGCCTTCTCGTTCGTCCGCGGAGCACGGTCCTGCAGGTGCTCGGCTCCCGGTTTGAGTTCACCCGGGCCGGACGATTGCTGCAAAGCGTCATGGTCCTCGTGTGGGCTTTGATGAACTTGCCAATCGCATGGAGCTTCGCGAAGGCGGTAACACTCCTGCTGATGATCGTATGCGGCACGTTTATTTTTACGGGCATCTTCATGCTGACAGCGACGCTCTGCTTCTGGACGGTGCAAGGGCTGGAGATCGCCAATATTTTCACGGACGGAGGCAGGGAGATGGCGAAATACCCGCTGAATATATATCAAAAATGGGTCACGGTCTTTTTCACCTTCATCATCCCGTTCGGATGCGTCAGCTACTTGCCTCTGCTTTACATTTTGGGCAAAACCCACGGAAACGACATTCTGTACATACTGATGCCGCTTGCGGGTGCGTTGTTTCTGCTTCCGTGTTTGCTGGTCTGGCATTTCGGGGTTCGGCATTACCGCTCTACGGGATCGTAAAGAGGAGGGAGGGGCAAATAACAGCGGTTTACCCGTGGAGATTTGAGCGGTAATAAACGCAGTAAAGCGGATGTTGGAGAATAAAGCAACTAAATCTGCTTCGTTCTTTAACATCCGCTTGCGTTTTCATGTCATTCCTATTTCTATCACTGAAGAGGTTTGAGTTTCTTGATTTCTGGCTCGGTAAGACCGGATGCCTCGGCAATGACGGAAATATCGACTCCCAGGGCTAGAAGCCTTCGGGCCATTTCTTCCTTTCCTTCGGCTCTGCCTTCAGCAATGCCTTCTGCAAGACCTTCCGCTCGACCTTCCGCCCGACCTTCCGCCCGACCTTCCGTTTTAGCTCCTTCAATCAACGACGCTTCGTCATGAAGATATTTTTGCCGCGCTTCATAGAGCCTGCGAGTCTCTGCATCATAGCTGAGAAACTCCAGCACGGTCATTGCTTTTTTTAACATCGGTTCATTCATGGTCAGCACCTCCCAAGCCGATTTATTTACACCCTTTAGGAATAACAGCCAGTTGGCCAAACCCCCATCAACCGGAACCGTCGAATCGTCAAGCTTCGGCAGCTCCATGAAATGGATCTCCAAATCGTCTGAAAGAGGAATGGAAGAACGTTGCTCTCGTAAGTGAAAGATATTATGATACTGATCATTCGGCAAATATGGAAAATTGAGAATGTTGATCGCAACGCATTTTTTCAATTCACGGTAAGGCTGGCCTTCCACAAGCTGATCCGAATACATTTTGCTCCAGTAATACAAGGTGCGTTTCTCTATATCGTAACGATTAAACAGCTGGATTTCGATGTTGATGAGCTTCCCGTCGATCGTTCGGGCCTTGATGTCCAGAATGGACTGCTTGTCTTGCGGAGAGTCCTTTTCCGTGTACGGGTTCATCAGGATAATATCCGTTAATGGTGGCTCATTGGATTCCATAAAGGTCCTGTTCAAAAAGGCCAGCAAAATATCTTTGTTCTCTTCACTGCCGAAAATACGTTTAAATACAAAATCGTTGTGCGGATCAAGCAGATGGTCACCCATTTTGGAATCATCTCCTTATCATTAGCAGTATTATACCATGACAAGAAGATTCGTGAAAACGGGCAGTGCCCGAAAGAGCAGGTCTTCGGGCACCGTGATCAGGCAAGGATGGAATCATCCAGGCATCGTACCGATCAATACGGTCAGATCAACCGTAACCTCCATATCGTCCACGTCCGGCGCTTTTCGGAATGCATTTTCACCGGCTCCCCACGATAGCGGCGTCATGCGAAACAAGTGAGGAATAAGCGAACGTTCCAAGCGAAATGTGTAATTTAAACGGCGGGCCTCGATCATCTTAAAAAAGTGAGCGAACCGCTCCTGCGTTCCGCTGCTCGAATACGTTTGTTTGTCCGGCTCGTAAAAAAGCTCGCGCAGCTCCTTAAGATAGCCGCTTTCCGGCACGACCTTGACGACGATTCCGCCGCGCGCAAGCATTCTCAGGAATTCGGAATAATTTGAAGGCGAGAGGATATTGACGATGCATGGAAACCGGCGGTCCTGCAGCGGGCACTTCGCGAGATCGGCTACGCTCCACAGCGATCCCGGATATTGCCTGGCAGCGAGGGAGACGGCTTCTTTGGAAATATCGATTCCCATCCCGAGGACGCTCGCTCCGGTTTCACGACGTATCGCATCCTGCAGAAAGGCGAGATGAGATCCTTCCCCGCAGCCCGCGTCCAGAATATTTATATTGTCGCGCCCCCGCCCCAGGTAACGGACAATTTGCTCGGTGATAAGTGCATCCAGCGGCTGGAAGAAGCCGGCTTGGCTTATGATTTTACGCGAATCGAACATCGTTTTATCGTATTTCGTTTTTACCGGGCGCGGCAGCAAATTTACGTAGCCATGTTTGGAAATATCGAAGCAGTGGCCCCGAGCACAACGTAAGCTTTTCCGTTCATGGACCTTCATCAGACCGCAGCAAATCGGACAGCGAAACAAGTCTGCATTCTCAGCGAAAAAATCAAACACAAAAAAGCACCCCATTCATTCGTATTCGGTGAATGAAAAAAGGCACAGTCAAATAAACCTGGCCTCTTCGTTTTAAAAAAAAGAGACCGGCCCAGATGATCTGTACCTTACATTACCTTAAACGAATGAATTGGATAATCATTGGGGATGTTCACTCCTGAGGACAATGTTTTCGGGCACGTCCCCGACGGGACGCCTTTTAATAATAACACGATAAGGTGAATATCAGCAAAACATCGGCTATAAGTAGCATGGCGAGATGCTACACTGGTTTCATCCAGTTATATGGATGAAATCGATTCACGGAGGGAATGCCATGGACAGAACGCCGGATGCCGCGGGATGTACGATTTTTGATGAGTCGGGAAGGATTCTGCTTGTGCATCAAACGTGCGGCCGCAAAAAATGGGCGCTGCCCGGCGGCGCAACGGAGGGAGGCGAATCCGCTTGGGAAGCGGCGGTAAGGGAATGCCGGGAGGAAATCGGAATTGAAGTGACGGACATGTCGCTGACCGGGCTTTATTTTTTATAAGACGCCGCTGCGTACGATAAAAAAGTGTTCGTCCGAGATCAGCACGTGAATGATTATGTGATCGAGTAGCCTTAATGCAGCGAGAAGGAGTACGCCGCAGCATACTCCTTCTTACTTCCTTCTCATGTGGTGAAAAAGCGGAGTGGACGGAATCGTGCTGGAGAAGCGAAGCGGTCGCCTTTGTCCCCTGATTCCAACCGCCTAAGCGGTTAATTTAAGAAATCAGGGGACAAGAGCGATCGGAAGCACGATCCGGGACACGCAGCGTGTATTCACCAACATTCCTACGCCTCACACCTTTTGCAGCTTCGCCGGATTGTTGATTTTGTAAGGAACAGGGTGCTTGGTGAGCTTCTTCGCGACGATTTTGCCTTCGAACGTGATCGTATCGCCGATTTCCAACCCGAATTTTTTCAGCGTGGTGCTGTGGCTGGACCAGGCGGAGCCGATATCGGTTTCCGGGTCGGTGATCGAAACCGCTTCGTAGATGATCACTTCGTCGTCCGTTTCGGTGAAATGGTTGGGCACCGTAGTAAATTCCTTGACGGTCGCCGTCATTTTCACTTTTTCCTCGGGAAGCTCGATTTTCGGCGTCTTTTCCTTCTTGGCCTTCTCCTTGGGAGGAGTTTCCGACTTGGGCTCGTCCTTTTTGGCGGCTTCCTTGGCAGGCGGCGCCGCTTCCTGCGCGTTTTCCGCTTCTTCACCTTCCGACGCTCCGTCTTCTGCTGCCACGGCAGTCCTCTGACCGTAGTTCGCCGCCTGCATTTCCTTCAAATAGGAAGGATGAATGCAGTGCTTCTGCCCGTTATCGAACTCGATGACTGCGGTCATTTTATCGGCATACCCGACAATGCTGCAGGCCAGATTCACGCCGCTTCCTTTGTAGAAAAACGTTTTGGTTTTGGACGCTTTCTCCGACAGCAGGCCCCATTCCCTGCATTTTTCGATCTGTTCCGCCTCATTCTCGAAAGCGTTATACGTAACAGGTTCGATGACGAACGAATGTGTCATATGGTTTCCGCCTTTCTATCGATTACGGTAATATTTTATCACTTTTTGCCGAAATTGGCGCTATGCTGTTAGTAGGGCATCGTTTCAAAAAAATATTTATACTTATAGAAATTTTCCTCCGTTTTCCATATAATTTAATTTTAATACTCGAGCCGGAAAAGTGCAAAAGGGGGAGTGGAAGTTGCCGCTTATCGATGTACAGCACGTTCGCAAGGTGTTTCAAACGTCCGTACGCAGGGAGGGGCGGTTCGGAACGCTGGTCAGTCTGATTCGTCCTGAGAAAAAAGAGGTGACGGCGGTGGAGGACATCAGCTTTTCGATTGAAAAAGGTGAAAGCGTTGCCTATCTCGGCCCGAACGGCGCCGGTAAATCCACGACGATCAAAATGCTGACAGGCATACTCGAACCGAGCGGAGGGTCGATCCGGATCGGAGGACTCGTTCCGCACAAAAATCGCAAGTTAAGCAGCTACCAGGTCGGCGTCGTATTCGGGCAGCGCTCGCAGCTGCTGTTTGACCTGCCGGTCAAAGATTCCTACGAACTGCTGCGGTATATGTACAGCATTCCTCCGGAACGCTACAGGCACAATCTAGAGGAGTTCGCCGAGGTGCTGGAGGTTGGGCACTTGCTGACGCGCCCTGTGAGAACGCTTTCTCTCGGGCAGCGAATGCGCTGCGAAATACTGGCCGCGCTGCTTCACGAGCCGGAAATACTTTTTCTGGACGAGCCTACGATCGGTCTCGACGTGGTCGCCAAAGAACGGATCCGGGCGTTTATCGAAAAAATTAACCGTGAAAAAGGAGTCACTTTGCTTCTGACGACGCACGACATGAACGATATCGAACGGCTCTGCCACAGGACGATGATCATCGACAAAGGCAATCTGATCTATGACGGCAGCCTCCAGTACATCAAGGAAAATTTTGCGACGGAACGGCAAATTCGCGCAGTTTTCGCGGACGTGCAGGCCGCGCAGGCGGCGGCCGCCGTTTTCTCCGGACTCGGAAACGTGACCGTCCGTACGGAGGAGCAGGTCGTTCGGATCTCGTACGACCAGCATGCCGTCGATACCGCCGAGCTGCTGCGGCGCCTCTTGGAGAAAGCGAATCCGCGCGATTTGACGATGCAGGATGAAAGCGTTGACACGCTGATCAGCCGGATTTACAGGGAAGGTTTGGCGCGGAAGCAATCGGCGGCTGCGGCAGAGGAGGCGGTCCGATGAGGCGGACGATACTTCGCATGGCCGGGATGTCGCGCATTGCCGTCCGCCAGCGGATGCACTTCCGGTTTGATTTTATAATGACTCTTATTTCAACGCTGATGTTCAGTCTCATGTACTACATGCTTTGGAAAGCGATCTACCATTATTCGGCGAATATGGCGCTGCCTTGGGAGCAGCTGATCACTTATGTGATGGTGGGGCAGGCGGTCAACTTCGCCCGCTGGTCTCCCGCCGAGCGCGCTCCGACCTATGAGACCGCATCGCGGGTGCGTTCCGGCGATATCGCGCTCGACTTGATCCGTCCGATCGATTTTCAGACGCAGCGATTTCTGGAGGCGGTCGGCTTTTTTGTAGTAGAGCTGCTGTGGGTCAACGTTCCGGCGATGCTGCTGCTGATTCTCTTTCTGGGCATTTCGCCGCCTGCCGGATTATCCGCGCTGCTCGGATTTGCCGCTAGTCTTGTCATCGCGTTTTTGGTCGCTTTCAGCCTGAACTCGATCGTGATGATGATTTCATTTTTGACGACGAACACGTTCGGGGTACAACTCGCCAAAAGAGCGATTGTCGATATTTTTGCGGGAACGCTTATTCCGTTTGATTTTTTCCCGATATGGCTGAAAGGGATTGTGGAATATTTGCCGTTCCAGGCAATGGCGTACATTCCTTTGTCGATTTATACGGGAAAATTGACCGGGACGGCGATGATCGAGGCGCTTTTGGAGCAGTGCGTCTGGGCGCTCATCATGCTGCTGATCAGCCGGCTGCTGTGGATGAAGGCGGCCAAACGGCTGACCATCAATGGGGGGTAACGGTATGCTCGCACCGAAACGCAATGCGCTTCAGCAGCTGCTTTTTTTGGCCGGACTTTACGGCCAGTATTTGAAAATATATTTCAAAACGCTGGTTGAATACAGGGCGGATACGCTGATCGCGGTCTTTGCGGGAATCATGACGCAGGGCAGCACGCTTGTCTTCTTGTCAGTGCTGTTTGCGCGCATTCCGAAGCTGGCCGATTGGGACTTTTACGAGCTTGTATTTATTTTTGGGCTTGCCGCGACCGGCAAGGCGCTTAATCAGACGTTTTTTAATGCGCCGTTTTCGCTTACGGGTTATATACGCAGAGGCCAGATGGATGTCATGATGGTGCGGCCTGCCGGCGAGCTTTTTCAAACGATAGGTCAATCGCAGGAGCTGAACGGGGTCGGGCAGCTCGTGACCGGCATCTTTATCATGCTGTATGCGGCTTGGCATCTTGAAACGGAGTGGACGCCTTGGGCGGTGAGCTACGCCGTCATTGCGCTGATCAGCAGCGCGGTTATCCAATTCGCGGTGCTGCTGGCGATCAGCGTAACGTCGTTTTGGGTGCTTGAGGTCAGGTCGATCATCTACCCGGTCAACTGGCTTTATGATTTTACGCGATATCCGCTCGAGATTTTCCATCCGCTGATCCGCGGATTGCTGACCTATGTCGTTCCTTATGCCGTCGGGAGCTTCTTTCCTGCCGCATATTTGCTGCGTCCGGAGCAGTACGCCTGGGCGGGGTGGGCGGTTCCCCTATGCGCCGCGGCCGTCATGCTGCTGTCTTATACGTTTTGGAGGTTCGGGCTAAGAAGATACTCCAGCGTTGCCGGATAGAGGGAGCATTACCGAAAAATCTAACGAAAGCAGTGTGGGCCAGCCCTCTCCCGGGCTGGTTTTTAATTGCCAGGAAATTATGTATGGCTAATTTTGTTGATAACCGGGGACTCCCCCAAATGTACCAGGAATAGGCCGCTAAGGTTTGCGTCACTTTTGGGGATTTGTACATTTGTCATACAGGAACATAAGTTCTATAATAACCTGAGAGGAGCATCCACAATGTGGGAACAGATCCTGATCATGAAAAATCAATTTGTGCGAGGATGAAGACGATGTTTTTAAGATCCCTCGAACTTTTACGAACCGCTGTCGGCGACCCGAACCGTTATCCTTTTTCGATACCGGCTTTGCGTTCTCTGGAATCCATTACTTTTCGAAGCAACGTTACGTTTTTTGTTGGGGAAAACGGCTCGGGGAAATCGACGCTGCTGGAAGCTATCGCCTACCAGTGCGGCTTCAACACGGCGGGCGGCGGGAGAAACAACTACTTTGACGTGGAAGCTTCGCAATCCGCACTGGGGAATGCTATCCGCCTTTCCTGGTTTCCCAAGATTACGAACGGCTTTTTCTTAAGGGCGGAAACCTTCTATCATTTCGCAACCCATATCGACAGCATGCCGGCAAGCTTACAATATTATGGCGGAAAATCGCTGCACGAACAATCGCACGGAGAAGCGTTCCTCTCCCTTTTTAAAAACCGCTTCGGTAAAAAAGCGATCTATTTGCTGGACGAGCCGGAGGCTGCGCTGTCGCCCGCAAGGCAGTTGGCCCTGCTGCGAATTATCAAGAATCTTGAAGCTGAGGCACAATTTATTATTGCTACGCATTCGCCGATTTTGCTCGGATACCCGGATGCGCAAATATTGAATTTCGATAGTCCGCCGATCAGCGAAATCAGGTACGAAGATACGCTGCATTATTTGGTTACCCGACGGTTTCTGGAAAAAAGGCAAGCCGTGTTAAAGGAATTATTCGACGACGAATCGGATTAAAAAAGAGGCGTTAATTTTTCGTATTGAATCGGGCGCTCACTTCGGTTATTGTATATATATTCATTTTTAAGTATAAATATAAAACCAATGAGGTGAGCGTATGCTTTTTGACGGAAAAACCGGCGCTGCCGCTTCGGAACTGCTAAGGCAAGCGAGGAAATCGGTGATGGATGTCGCGGTGCGGCCGGATATTGTGATGGAGCGCGGCGAAGGCATGTACCTTTGGGATACGGAGGGCAATCGATACCTCGATTTTATAGGCGGCTGGGCGGTAAACTGCCTCGGGCACTCTCCTGCCGCAATTCGGGAAGCGCTGCAGCGCCAGGCGGCGGTTTTGGTGAATGCGAGCCCGTCGTTTTACAACAAGCCGATGATTGAGCTCGCAGGGCTGCTGACGGACATTTCCTGCTTCGATAAAGTATTTTTCGCCTCCAGTGGGGCGGAAGCGAATGAGGGCGCAATCAAGCTGGCGAGAAAGCACGGGGTTAAAAACCTCGGCGGCGCCTACGAAATCGTATGCATTGAAAACGGCTTCCACGGACGCACGCTGGCCACGATGTCCGCGACAGGGAAAAAACAGTGGGAGCCGCTTTTTGCCCCGAAAGTTTCCGGATTTCGGCATGTGCCGTTAAACGATTTCGAAGCATGCGCGGCGGCCATTACCGACCGAACTTGCGCCGTTATGCTGGAGCCGGTTCAGGGGGAGGGCGGCGTGCATCCGGCCGACGCCGCGTTTTTGCACCGGCTTCGCCAAATTTGCGACGAACGCGGAATCATGCTCATTTTTGACGAAATCCAGACCGGGATCGGAAGAACGGGGAACATGTTCGCGTACGAGCATTACGGGGTGCAGGCGGATGTGATGACGCTCGGAAAAGGCATCGGCGGAGGGTTTCCTTTATCGGCGCTGCTCGTTAAAGAGAAATTTAATATTTTCGAACCCGGAGATCAGGGAGGGACGTATTCCGGGCAGCCTCTGGCCATGGCCGTCGGCAGTGCGGTCATTCGTGAGGTTGTTCGCAGAGAGCTTCCTCGAAACGCGGATACGCAGGGAAAATATATCGTCGCGGAGTTGCAGCGGCTGGCGAAAAAGCACCCGATAGCGAACATTCGCGGCATGGGCTTGCTGCTGGCATTCGACCTTCCGGCGGGGCAAGGGCCTAATCTGGTTTCGGAGTGCCTGAAGGAAGGTTTGCTGATCAATTCGCCTAATGCGGGAACTATCCGTTTGATGCCGCCGCTCATTGTGGCAAAAGGGGAAATTGACGACATGGTGGAGCGGCTGGATAAAGTTTTGGACAGAACGTCCCCTCTCAGCATTGTCTGTTCTTGAAAAAAGGTCAGCCTGCATACATATAAATAGACAGGCATGGCTTAACGAAAAGTCAGCGCCTCAAGCCCGCGGGCATACTACCTTGTAGACAAAGGTTGGT
The window above is part of the Paenibacillus hamazuiensis genome. Proteins encoded here:
- a CDS encoding ABC transporter permease; its protein translation is MRRTILRMAGMSRIAVRQRMHFRFDFIMTLISTLMFSLMYYMLWKAIYHYSANMALPWEQLITYVMVGQAVNFARWSPAERAPTYETASRVRSGDIALDLIRPIDFQTQRFLEAVGFFVVELLWVNVPAMLLLILFLGISPPAGLSALLGFAASLVIAFLVAFSLNSIVMMISFLTTNTFGVQLAKRAIVDIFAGTLIPFDFFPIWLKGIVEYLPFQAMAYIPLSIYTGKLTGTAMIEALLEQCVWALIMLLISRLLWMKAAKRLTINGG
- a CDS encoding ABC transporter permease, which produces MLAPKRNALQQLLFLAGLYGQYLKIYFKTLVEYRADTLIAVFAGIMTQGSTLVFLSVLFARIPKLADWDFYELVFIFGLAATGKALNQTFFNAPFSLTGYIRRGQMDVMMVRPAGELFQTIGQSQELNGVGQLVTGIFIMLYAAWHLETEWTPWAVSYAVIALISSAVIQFAVLLAISVTSFWVLEVRSIIYPVNWLYDFTRYPLEIFHPLIRGLLTYVVPYAVGSFFPAAYLLRPEQYAWAGWAVPLCAAAVMLLSYTFWRFGLRRYSSVAG
- a CDS encoding AAA family ATPase, with the protein product MFLRSLELLRTAVGDPNRYPFSIPALRSLESITFRSNVTFFVGENGSGKSTLLEAIAYQCGFNTAGGGRNNYFDVEASQSALGNAIRLSWFPKITNGFFLRAETFYHFATHIDSMPASLQYYGGKSLHEQSHGEAFLSLFKNRFGKKAIYLLDEPEAALSPARQLALLRIIKNLEAEAQFIIATHSPILLGYPDAQILNFDSPPISEIRYEDTLHYLVTRRFLEKRQAVLKELFDDESD
- a CDS encoding aspartate aminotransferase family protein, with amino-acid sequence MLFDGKTGAAASELLRQARKSVMDVAVRPDIVMERGEGMYLWDTEGNRYLDFIGGWAVNCLGHSPAAIREALQRQAAVLVNASPSFYNKPMIELAGLLTDISCFDKVFFASSGAEANEGAIKLARKHGVKNLGGAYEIVCIENGFHGRTLATMSATGKKQWEPLFAPKVSGFRHVPLNDFEACAAAITDRTCAVMLEPVQGEGGVHPADAAFLHRLRQICDERGIMLIFDEIQTGIGRTGNMFAYEHYGVQADVMTLGKGIGGGFPLSALLVKEKFNIFEPGDQGGTYSGQPLAMAVGSAVIREVVRRELPRNADTQGKYIVAELQRLAKKHPIANIRGMGLLLAFDLPAGQGPNLVSECLKEGLLINSPNAGTIRLMPPLIVAKGEIDDMVERLDKVLDRTSPLSIVCS